The genomic stretch CTCCGCGATCCCGTCGTAATTGGCGGTAAAAGCAGGGCTGTATCCCTTGCCCACATAGGTGAGCAGGCAAAGGAGGTGATGGGCCCGCAGCCTGATCGTCACGGATTGGCCGGCTTCGCCCTGCTGCCGCGAAGCGCCATCAGAGTCGCCGCACCGAGCGCCGACTTCAGCAAACCGCCGACGATGAACGGCAGGAAGCCGAAGGTGATGGCCTTCTCAGCGCCGATCATGACGGCGAGCCATGCCGTTCCAAGCACCAGACAGGCAAGATTGCCGAGCAGCATGGCGGCGAAGGCAAGCACAACCCTGTTGCCGTTCCAGCCGCGTTCGGACAGCCAGCCGACCAGCGCGCCGGTGACCGGGAAAGCAAAGAGATAGCCGCCCGTCGGTCCGACGAAATGTGCCACGCCGGCAGCGCCTCCGGCCAGAACCGGAAAGCCGACCGCGCCCTCGACCAGCCAGGCGGCGATGGTGATAGCGCCAAGCCGCCAGCCATAAAGCGCGCCAATCAGCGTCACGGCGAAGGTCTGCATAGTCACGGGGACAGGCACCATCGGCACTTCGATGTAGGATGACAGCGCCAGGAACAGCGTGCCAAGCGCGACGGCTCCAACCTGCCAGGCGAGCGAGCGATCCTGGAGCCTGAGCGGGCTGAAGGACGGCTTGTGGGACGAGAATGCGATGTCTGTCATGAGGATTCCTTCGACCGATTTGAAATTATAGATAATTTCTGTTTTCGATCTATTATCGAATCCATATTTTTGCTGATATAGCAAGTCTTCGCTTGCAAGGATCTCCCTAACCCACGATCGCGAAGGCTTCGCGGGTCGCGCCGGAGGCCGTCTTGACCGGCTTGCGGCCGATCCACTGGACATGCCGTCCCAGCGTCGCGGCGGCCGATTCGGTGTTTCCTTGCCGCAACGCGGTCAAGATCGCGCGATGGTCCTGGTCGGTGCGCGTCTCCCACTCCGAGCGCCATGCCGCGAACAGAAAGCGGGCGCTGGCGGCATGCAGATCATCGATGGTGGCGAGCAGGCGCGGCATGGCGCATGGCGCCAGGATCAGCCGATGAAAGACGCGGTTGGCTTCCTCCCATGACCGGACGTCGCGGGATTTGTCGCCAGCCTTGGTCGCTTCCTCGGCGAGATCGAGAATGGCTGACGTCAGATGCGGCGCGGCATGGCGCAGCGCCAGCACTTCGAGGGCGGCCCGCATTTCGGCGACCTCCTTGACCTCGCCGAGATCGAAAGCCGCGACACGCACGCCGCGGCGCGGCTCGCTGACGGCCAGGCCCTGCGCCTCGAGGCGGCGGAAGGCCTCGCGCACCGGAACATGGCTGGTGTGGAACTCCTCGGCGACATGATCCTGGCGCAGCCGCGCCCCAGGCTCTATCGCGCCGGAGATGATGCGGTCCGCCAGCGCCTTGCTGATGCGCACCGCGATGGTGTCGTCCGTGCCTTTCGCCATGTTTTATAGATAATTTGCAGCAGGGCAGCTTGTCGAGACGAGAAGGTGGGATTCGCAAAAAGAACTCCCGCCAGCACGAGCCTGAGGGAGTTGCGCGAACAGGCCGGCCTTTCTCAGTTCACCCGGCTGATGCAGAAATCGATGACGTCGATCAGCGCCGATTTCTGCGGCGTCTCTTCCAGAGGCGCCAGAGCGTCGCGGGCGATCTCGCCGAAATGGCGGGCGCGGCCGATCGTGTCGGCGATGGCACCGTGGCGGGTCATCAGGCCGATCGCCTTTTCCAGACCGGCGTCATCGACGACATTGTCCTCGATGGCGCGCTTCCAGAAGGTGCGCTCGGCCTTGGTGCCGCGCCGGTACGCGAGAATGACCGGCAAGGTCACCTTGCCCTCGCGGAAATCGTCGCCGACATTCTTGCCGAGATCCTTGCTGGTGCCGCCATAATCCAGCGCATCGTCGATGAGCTGAAAAGCAAGGCCGAGATTC from Mesorhizobium sp. NZP2077 encodes the following:
- a CDS encoding GntR family transcriptional regulator is translated as MAKGTDDTIAVRISKALADRIISGAIEPGARLRQDHVAEEFHTSHVPVREAFRRLEAQGLAVSEPRRGVRVAAFDLGEVKEVAEMRAALEVLALRHAAPHLTSAILDLAEEATKAGDKSRDVRSWEEANRVFHRLILAPCAMPRLLATIDDLHAASARFLFAAWRSEWETRTDQDHRAILTALRQGNTESAAATLGRHVQWIGRKPVKTASGATREAFAIVG
- a CDS encoding biotin transporter BioY → MTDIAFSSHKPSFSPLRLQDRSLAWQVGAVALGTLFLALSSYIEVPMVPVPVTMQTFAVTLIGALYGWRLGAITIAAWLVEGAVGFPVLAGGAAGVAHFVGPTGGYLFAFPVTGALVGWLSERGWNGNRVVLAFAAMLLGNLACLVLGTAWLAVMIGAEKAITFGFLPFIVGGLLKSALGAATLMALRGSRAKPANP